A genome region from Mercenaria mercenaria strain notata chromosome 11, MADL_Memer_1, whole genome shotgun sequence includes the following:
- the LOC123554110 gene encoding uncharacterized protein LOC123554110: MSNPNKIKSKPYRNWVRGTLGLFYLQEGLCPFTDRVVKAEHARIVQNLTPCTNCVIEDILPAHASGNFCIQKNKARCNCRKRTNRNCPTCSKIYDQIVQQHRFKEPHWVTDCSTWYSDHWQFAKCFLTTSTKGSNNNAAETDASGLLSIIINGEFFQSELQCIIDPQNDIFSQVRNMRNEFFHNSTLDLKDHEVTRYLQSMIAVLEDKKTLSSDLAAQAAVKKLKEILNDELVITTTEEAKAIQTALDAIRVAEEQAEESIRKQEEESRISLQQQTLESTTEINAAKEGALEQMASTVSRDFKQSYEPEMKKVKLRVEDHESRLRAVEAGPENLQRKKLELEQLKFAEVKHQTRIEYLKQRQGLQKHLMDEYQQHYVKTWISPLMTQQNDVNISDVYVSPRMVIEEIEDRNVGNLTEAGIDRGTKNKHIERYRDLFYTDDKNNRKIFIVGDVGTGKSSFCKMMLQNWCRSIAKRGNTSKSDVMDNGGVMQVEEYNTCDMNQFDFLFYIPLREMQEDFYDTVDMIKARWNEYRTLVDDIFTDESDRILILLDGLDEWTPPRSNRQSLHGIPTSRFARDSTILTTSRPSSRGILNLKSSEYNLKVTLLGLKESSVKRMIKNFMKLLNKTSAVATFYETLSNLPFRYIHNAPMLLQQIIWLYCSNYEIGKSRTSVYLHIVNAVLGWERERHEDNPKLQSDNFGKLPLPKSFDDFARLQDNRELLLLIGKIAYHTYIQKAESVSSLVFGRNKLKQLGVSADEISAILRTGILTEVNCSDPTFEKSQLSFTHTSNVEFFATLFTCCCYLSEISVAHSSVTPLTILEGIIAVTPKTSIAEILRLENVLIMMCGLVPGLTEHVCECIYKLTPSGENMDKKNFLHVVKQIQGLAFACLSEHNSVDQETIVKFKLRHFDMCSDIDEIWLKMCFSCLETASIETCSVRYLKLLHEQSSLLSSFLSKAISLQTLKIHETECTKEECDGHIIDLTNQRNLQRIELWNTEMSVSGINLSSLQSCEMFECVLSHEQFSLLSSCLSHAVSLRTLDIAFIDCNIEECEGHAIDLKNHRELEKLALPHSKILVSDINHSCLQVCEISDCKLSHEKSSLLSSCLSKAVSLQTLEIGFIECTKDDCEGHIIDLTNLQELQKLMLLDIKIYVLSINPTMLKSCIICHASYNVSHEHCASLCSSLTHANSLYHLRLQGIKCIENACSGHYIDLTNHSRLEQLSLLDCNTIFITGFNSTCFKSCEIRYFNLSHEHCALLCTSLSHAESLHNLELDEIKCIEGACEGHCLDLMSHKRLWNLSISDCKTISIIGINPTRLEQCNISNCNLSYKQCASLCTSLSHAKSLYCLELKAFRSTEDTCEGHYLDLTNHKKLNHLSMSYCNTISITSINPACLRTCDISNCNLSHEQCASLCSSLSLAESLDDLKLDTIRCIEKACDGHYLDLTDNKRLKQLSVIHCNTISVTGINPTCLESCHISNCNLSHEQCASLCSSLSQAESLCDIILSEVQCIEDRCTGHDINLTNHKLLKDLSVSNCNTISITSINPACLESCDISNCNLSHEQYASLCSSLSEAKSLDDLKLDTIRCIEKACDGHYLDLTDNKRLKQLSVINCNTISDTGINPTCLESCHISNCNLSHEQCASLCSSLSQAESLCEVILSEVQCIEDRCPGHDIDLANHKQLKDISISNCNTIFINNPT; the protein is encoded by the exons ATGTCGAACCCCAATAAGATAAAAAGTAAGCCGTACAGGAACTGGGTGAGAGGTACCCTTGGTTTGTTCTATCTACAAGAAGGCCTCTGTCCGTTCACTGACCGTGTTGTTAAAGCGGAACATGCGAGAATTGTTCAAAATCTTACGCCATGCACGAATTGTGTTATAGAAGACATTCTCCCAGCACATGCCAGTGGTAATTTTTGTATTCAAAAGAATAAAGCAAGGTGTAACTGTAGAAAAAGAACAAACAGGAACTGTCCAACATGCAGCAAAATCTATGACCAAATAGTACAACAACACCGTTTTAAGGAGCCGCACTGGGTGACTGATTGTTCTACATGGTATAGTGATCATTGGCAGTTTGCAAAATGTTTCTTGACAACCTCAACAAAAGGATCAAACAATAATGCTGCCGAAACGGATGCTTCTGGATTACTCAGCATTatcataaatggcgagttctTCCAGTCAGAACTTCAATGCATTATTGATCcgcaaaatgatatttttagtCAG GTACGAAATATGCGAAACGAATTTTTTCACAACTCTACACTAGACTTGAAAGATCATGAAGTGACACGCTATCTACAGTCTATGATAGCAGTATTAGAAGACAAGAAAACACTAAGCAGTGATCTAGCAGCTCAAGCAGCAGTAAAAAAGTTAAAAGAG atTCTCAACGACGAGTTAGTCATAACCACAACTGAAGAAGCCAAAGCAATTCAGACTGCATTAGATGCTATCAGAGTGGCTGAAGAACAGGCTGAAGAGAGTATAAGAAAACAAGAAGAAGAGAGTCGTATATCTTTACAGCAGCAAACATTGGAATCTACTACAGAAATAAATGCTGCAAAGGAAGGGGCACTTGAACAGATGGCATCTACAGTTTCCAGAGACTTCAAGCAAAGCTATGAACCGGAAATGAAAAAAGTTAAACTAAGAGTCGAAGACCATGAAAGT aGATTAAGAGCAGTTGAAGCAGGACCAgaaaatttacaaagaaaaaaacttgaacTGGAACAACTAAAATTTGCTGAAGTAAAGCACCAGACGAGGATTGAATACCTGAAACAAAGACAAG GTCTGCAAAAACACCTGATGGATGAATATCAACAACATTATGTAAAGACATGGATTTCTCCACTGATGACGCAACAAAATGACGTCAATATTAGCGACGTATATGTATCGCCTAGAATGGTGATCGAAGAAATAGAGGATCGTAACGTCGGAAACCTCACAGAAGCTGGAATAGACAGAGGAACAAAAAACAAGCATATAGAAAGATATCGCGACTTATTTTACACAGATGATAAAAACAATAGGAAAATTTTTATCGTAGGAGACGTAGGCACGGGAAAAAGCTCCTTTTGTAAAATGATGTTGCAAAACTGGTGCCGCTCCATTGCAAAAAGAGGAAACACTAGCAAATCTGACGTCATGGACAACGGCGGCGTGATGCAAGTAGAAGAATATAATACGTGCGATATGAATCAATttgatttcttattttatataccTTTACGTGAAATGCAGGAGGATTTTTATGACACTGTCGATATGATAAAAGCCCGATGGAACGAATATAGGACACTGGTTGACGACATATTTACAGACGAATCGGATCGTATTCTCATTCTGTTAGACGGTTTAGACGAGTGGACACCACCTAGATCAAACAGGCAGTCGCTACACGGGATACCGACATCTCGTTTTGCACGTGATTCAACAATACTTACAACATCTCGGCCATCATCTCGCGGTATCTTAAATCTGAAATCATCAGAATACAATTTGAAAGTAACTCTCTTAGGTTTAAAAGAAAGCTCTGTCAAACGTATGAtaaaaaatttcatgaagttgTTGAATAAAACGTCAGCTGTCGCAACCTTTTATGAAACACTTTCGAATTTACCATTCAGATATATACACAATGCTCCGATGTTGCTGCAACAGATAATCTGGCTGTATTGCAGTAATTATGAAATAGGTAAATCTAGAACTTCTGTTTACTTACACATTGTTAATGCTGTGCTTGGATGGGAACGTGAAAGACATGAGGATAACCCTAAGCTGCAAAGTGACAATTTCGGAAAACTTCCACTACCAAAATCGTTTGATGATTTTGCCAGACTTCAAGATAATCGAGAGCTGCTTCTTCTTATAGGTAAAATTGCTTATCACACGTATATACAAAAAGCGGAAAGTGTCTCATCACTTGTGTTTGGTCGGAACAAGCTTAAACAGTTGGGTGTATCAGCTGATGAAATTTCTGCAATTTTGCGGACTGGTATTCTAACTGAAGTCAACTGTTCCGACCCAACATTTGAGAAGTCACAACTTTCGTTTACTCACACTTCTAACGTGGAGTTTTTTGCTACTTTATTTACTTGTTGCTGTTACCTATCCGAAATTTCAGTTGCCCATTCTTCGGTTACTCCCCTTACTATACTCGAAGGTATCATAGCAGTCACACCAAAAACGTCTATTGCCGAAATATTGCGATTAGAAAATGTACTTATCATGATGTGTGGACTAGTTCCTGGTCTTACAGAACATGTTTGTGAATGCATTTATAAGTTGACACCAAGCGGCGAGAATATGGATAAGAAAAATTTCCTTCATGTAGTAAAGCAGATACAGGGTTTGGCTTTTGCTTGTTTATCAGAACATAATTCCGTTGATCAAGAAACCATCGTTAAGTTTAAACTGCGTCACTTTGATATGTGCTCTGACATTGATGAGATatggttaaaaatgtgttttagttgTTTAGAAACTGCTAGTATCGAAACGTGTAGTGTTCGTTATCTTAAATTATTACACGAACAAAGTTCATTGTTATCATCATTCTTGTCAAAAGCAATATCGTTACAAACTCTTAAAATACATGAAACGGAATGTACTAAAGAGGAATGCGATGGTCATATCATTGATTTGACGAATCAGAGAAATTTACAGAGAATAGAATTATGGAACACtgaaatgtcagtttcaggtatAAATCTTAGTTCGCTTCAGTCCTGTGAAATGTTCGAGTGTGTGTTGTCACATGAGCAGTTTTCGTTGTTATCCTCATGCCTGTCACATGCTGTATCACTACGGACACTTGATATAGCGTTCATCGATTGTAATATAGAAGAATGTGAGGGTCATGCTATAGATCTTAAAAATCATAGAGAACTGGAAAAACTAGCTTTACCCCACAGTAAAATACTGGTTTCTGATATAAATCATTCTTGCCTCCAAGTCTGTGAAATCTCAGACTGTAAGTTGTCACACGAGAAATCATCGTTGCTATCATCATGTCTGTCAAAAGCAGTATCATTACAGACTCTTGAAATAGGTTTCATCGAATGTACTAAAGATGATTGTGAGGGTCATATCATTGATTTGACTAATCTTCAAGAACTACAGAAGTTAATGTTATTAGATATTAAGATATATGTTTTGAGTATAAATCCTACTATGTTGAAGTCATGTATCATTTGTCACGCTTCTTATAATGTATCACATGAGCACTGCGCATCATTGTGCTCATCCCTTACACACGCAAATTCTTTATATCATCTTAGATTACAGGGCatcaaatgtattgaaaatgcatGTAGCGGTCATTATATTGATCTCACGAATCACTCACGGCTAGAGCAATTATCTCTTTTAGACTGTAACACGATCTTTATCACCGGTTTTAATTCTACCTGTTTCAAGTCGTGTGAAATCCGTTACTTTAATCTATCACACGAGCACTGCGCGTTATTATGCACATCACTTTCACACGCTGAATCTTTACATAATCTTGAATTAGACGAGATCAAATGCATTGAGGGTGCTTGCGAAGGTCATTGTCTTGATCTTATGAGTCACAAACGGCTTTGGAATTTATCTATATCAGACTGTAAGACGATATCTATTATCGGTATAAATCCTACCCGTCTCGAGCAGTGTAACATCAGTAACTGTAATCTGTCATACAAGCAATGTGCGTCATTATGCACATCCCTGTCACACGCAAAATCTTTATATTGTCTTGAATTAAAAGCATTCAGAAGCACTGAAGATACATGTGAAGGTCATTATCTTGATCTTACTAATCACAAAAAGCTGAACCACTTGTCTATGTCATACTGTAATACGATATCTATCACAAGTATAAACCCTGCATGTCTCAGGACGTGTGACATCAGTAACTGTAATCTGTCACACGAACAATGCGCGTCATTATGCTCATCACTATCACTGGCAGAATCTTTAGATGATCTCAAATTAGATACGATCAGATGCATTGAGAAAGCTTGTGACGGTCATTATCTTGATCTTACGGATAACAAAAGGCTAAAGCAATTATCTGTAATACACTGTAACACGATATCTGTCACAGGTATTAATCCTACTTGTCTAGAGTCGTGTCACATCAGTAACTGTAATCTGTCACACGAGCAATGCGCGTCATTATGCTCATCACTATCACAAGCAGAATCTTTGTGTGATATAATATTAAGTGAGGTCCAATGCATTGAGGATAGATGTACGGGTcatgatattaatcttacaaatCACAAACTGCTAAAAGATTTATCTGTATCAAACTGTAACACGATATCTATCACAAGTATAAACCCTGCTTGTCTCGAGTCGTGTGACATCAGTAACTGTAATCTGTCACACGAGCAATACGCGTCATTATGCTCATCCCTATCAGAAGCAAAGTCTTTAGATGATCTCAAATTAGATACGATCAGATGCATTGAGAAAGCTTGTGACGGTCATTATCTTGATCTTACGGATAACAAAAGGCTAAAGCAATTATCTGTAATAAACTGTAACACGATATCTGACACAGGTATTAATCCTACTTGTCTAGAGTCGTGTCACATCAGTAACTGTAATCTATCACACGAGCAATGCGCATCATTATGCTCATCCCTATCACAGGCAGAATCTTTATGTGAAGTAATATTAAGTGAGGTCCAATGCATTGAGGATAGATGTCCGGGTCATGATATTGATCTTGCAAATCACAAACAGCTAAAAGATATATCTATATCAAACTGTAACACGATATTTATCAACAATCCTACCTAG